In the genome of Dermacentor silvarum isolate Dsil-2018 chromosome 1, BIME_Dsil_1.4, whole genome shotgun sequence, one region contains:
- the LOC119450033 gene encoding pro-corazonin-like yields MSRTVATCGVLLVCLVMIASCQTFQYSRGWTNGKRRDGAIVAGPSRVTVEHRLLEEFLSKFAPKDRVVLERLGHLFRTLDRSEDEQEY; encoded by the exons ATGAGCCGCACCGTTGCGACTTGCGGAGTGCTGCTTGTCTGCCTGGTGATGATCGCCTCCTGCCAGACGTTCCAGTACAGCCGAGGCTGGACCAACGGCAAGCGAAGGGATGGAGCCATCGTGGCCGGTCCGAGCCGTGTCACGGTCGAGCACCGCTTGCTGGAAGAGTTCCTTTCCAAATTT GCCCCGAAGGATCGAGTGGTGCTGGAGCGACTGGGCCACCTGTTTAGAACCCTGGACCGCAGTGAGGACGAGCAAGAAT ACTGA